From the Micromonospora echinospora genome, the window GTGTCGAGGCGTGTGAGCCGGGCGCCGAGCAGCACAGCGCGGCGCGGGTGCGCGAGGGCGCCACCGCGCACGAGCCGGAGCTGTACGCCAAGAACGAGGCGAACGCCTACGGCGTGATCAAGGACTCGCCTCGCCTGCCCGACGGCAGCGTCACCGTGCCCACGGTCTTCCACATGATCTCCGACCACCCGTTCGGCGCCGCCGAGACGGCCCGGTGGAAGACCCTGATCGCGGCGCAGATGACGGTGCTCAACGACTCGTTTGCCGGCCGCACGGCGGCGGACGCCTCCAACACGCCGTTCCGGTTCTCGCTGGTCGACACGACGTGGACGGTGAACAGCGACTGGTACACGGTCGTGCCGGGCAAGAACGAGCGGGACATGAAGAAGGCGCTGTACACCGGCGACTCCCGCACCCTGAACGTGTACGCGGCCAACATCGGCGACGGACTCCTCGGCTGGGCGTACTTCCCGAAGGGTTACAACAACGGCCGGGACTTCATCGACGGCGTGGTGATGCTCGACGAGTCGATGCCGGGCGGAACGGCGGGCAAGTACGCCCTGGGCGACACGCTGACCCACGAGGTCGGGCACTGGCTGATGCTGGAGCACACCTTCGCGCACGGGTGCTCCGCTTCCGGTGACTTCGTCGCCGACACGCCACGGGAGGCGGCGCCGCAGTTCAACTGCCCGGAGGGCGCGGACAGCTGCTCCGCGCCCGGTCTGGACCCGATCCACAACTTCATGGACTACACGCAGGACTCCTGCATGAACATGTTCACCCCGGGCCAGGCGGACCGGATGAGCGACGCCTGGGTGGCCTTCCGGGCCGGCGGCAGCAAGTAGGCACGTGTCGGGCTGGCGGGTCGCGCAGCGGCCCGCCAGCCCTTCGTTCCGGTCGCATCTCGGTGAGTCGACCTTATGCACCGTTTGGCCGGATTATGGTGGGAGACCGAAGGGGCCGCTGTCGCCGCACGGTGGCGCACAGCGCACGTCGCGACGCCGACCGGAAGCGTCACGTCGTCCGGCCGAGAGGTGGACCGTCGATGCGAGAGGACGTTGCCGTGAGCGACGTCGACGACTGCTGAGATGGACTGGGCCGGTTGGGCGTTGTTCGGGTTGGTCGCCACCGCCGTGCTCACCGCAGCGCTGATCGCCGCCCAACTGGCCGGTCTCACCCGCCTCGACCTGCCCCTGGTGCTCGGGACGCTCGTCACCGAGGACCCCGACCGGGCCCGGGTCATCGGATTCGTCATCCACCTCTGCGCCGGTCAGGGCTTCGCCCTCGGGTACGCCGCCGCGTTCGCGCTGCTGCACCGCGCGACCTGGTGGATCGGCGCGCTGTTCGGGATGCTGCACGTCGGGATAGCGCTGACGGTGCTCCTGCCGCTGCTTCCCGGTGTCCACTCGCGCATGGCCTCGGAGCGGGCGGGCCCGGCCAGCACGGCCGTGTTGGAGCCACCCGGCCTGTTCGGCCTCAACTACGGCCTCCAGACTCCCGCGGTCACGGTCGTCGTCCACGTCATGTACGGGGTCGTCCTCGGCCTGCTCCTCGACCATGACTGACGGGTCGGACGTGACAGGCCGTCGGCGTCCGGCGCCGATCAGCGACTACGGGCTGCTGGGGGACACCCGCACCGCTGCCCTCGTCGCCGGCGACGGCGGAATCGACTGGCTCTGCGTGCCCCGCTTCGACGGCGAGCCCCTGTTCGGCCGGCTGGTCGGCGGCCCGGACGCCGGAACGTACCGGGTGGGCCCGGCCCGGCCGGCAACGGTGGTCGAACGACGTTACCGGCAGCACACCGCCACACTGACGACGACGTGGGCGGTGGGCAGCGGTCGGCTCACCCTCACCGAGGGCATGGTGGCCGAGATCAGCGGACGCCTGCTGCCCACGACCCTGATCGTGCGGCGCCTGTCGGCCGCCGGCGCGGCGGTCGACGCCGTCGTCGAGTTCGACCCCCGCCTCGGCGCACGGCACCGCCGTCCCCGGGTCGACCACCGTGGCCGGGCCCTGCTGTGCGAGTGGGGGGCGACCGCGGTCGCTCTGGGCAGCGCACCCCGACTCCCCATCGAACCCGGTCGGCCCACCCCGATCACGGTCCGGCCGGGCCACGCGGTCACCCTCGTCCTGGCGGTGGCCCACCGCGAACCGGTGATCCACGTCGAGCCGGCAGCCGCCTGGGAACTGCTGATCGAGGACGAGAGCCGATGGCGCACCTGGACCACCGGGATCGACAGTTCGCTGCCCTTCCGGGAGCACGTCGCACGAAGCCTGCTGACCCTGCGACTGATGACCTACTCGCCGTCGCAGGCGCCGGTGGCCGCACCCACGACCTCACTGCCGGAGGACCCCGGCGGGTCACGGAACTGGGACTACCGCTATGTCTGGCCCCGGGACGCCAGCATCGGCGTCAGCGCCTTCCTGAGCGTCGGAAAACCCGACGAGGCCCACGGTTTCCTCGCCTGGCTGTTGCACGCCAGCCGGCTCCAGCGGCCGCGTCTGCCGGCGCTGTTCACCCTGCACGGCCGCCGCGTACCAGCGGAGCGGCCGGTGCCCGGCTGGCCCGGCTACCTCGGCAGCGCCCCGGTGCGGATCGGTAACGACGCCGCAGGCCAACACCAGCTCGACGGCTACGGCTGGGTGATCGACGCCACCTGGGCGTTCGCGCAGGCGGGGCAGCGCCTCTCCACCGAGACGTGGCGGGCGGTGCGCGGCTTCGCCGACCTGGTCGCCCGTCGCTGGCCGGAACCCGACGCCGGCATCTGGGAGATCCGCGCACCCGCCCAACACGTACATTCCAAGCTCATGGGCTGGCTCGCCCTGGACCGGGCCCTCCGCATCGCCGAGACCCATCCGCTCGCGGACCGCCAACGTCGACGGTGGCGGCACGCACGGGACGCCGTCGCCGACGAGGTTCGCGCGCGCGGCTTCGACCCGGCGGCAGGCAGCTACGTCCGCAGCTACGACTCGGCCGACCTGGACGCGGCCCTGCTCGTCCTGCCGCTGCTCGGCCTGGACGACATCGGATCGCCCCGGGTGCACGGCACCATCGACGCCATTCGGTCCCGGCTCTCCGCCGGCGGTCCCCTGCTCTACCGCTACCCGCCGGGGCGGGACGGGTTCCCCGGCACGGAGGGCGCGTTCCTGCCCTGCTCGTTCTGGCTCGTCCAGGCCCTCGCCCGCGTCGGACGCCGTCGCGAAGCGGTCGAGCTCTTCCAGGCGATGGTCGACCACGCCAGCCCACTCGGCCTCTACGCCGAAGAACTGGACCCGGCGACCGGCGCCCACCTCGGCAACTACCCCCAGACGCTGACCCACGCGGCGCTCGTCCAGGCCGCGCTCGCCATTCGAGACGCCCCGACAACCGATCGCGGATCCGCCTGAGCGCATCGGCAGTCCGACTCCGGCTCGTCAAGAACCGAGGCGGGGACGGGCCCGGCCCGTCCCCGCCTCGGTGGCCCCGGTAAGGGACCTACGTCTGGATGGCGAACGTCGCCACGACGCCGTCGTGGTCGGACTTCGTGCCGCCGACGATGCTGTAGTCGGTCATCCACATGACCTGGTGCTCCGGCACGCGCTTCCAGAAGTAGACGTAGTCGATGTGCCGACCCGACGTGTGCGTTCCGGTGCCCTTCTCTCCGTAGAGGTTGTAGACGGAGCGCAGGTTCGGCAGGGAGTTGGCCTCGAAGACCTTCCACGGGAACTTCTCGTACCCGTACGCCCGGTCGGCGCTGAAGTCGATGTTGAAGTCGCCGCTGACGATGACCTGACCGTCGTCCTTCTTGCTGGCCGCCAGGTTCTTGATGTTCTGGATCTGCTCCTCGGCGCACCGGGTGCGCGGCAGGTCCTCCGGCCGGCCGTTGCTCTCGATGCTCGCGTTCAGGTGCGCGTTGACGTGGACGACGTTCCGGCCGCTCGCCTTGTGCCGGTAGCTGACCCAGTTGTTGTAGCGGGCGGGCGGCACCTCGCCCGGCCCGTTGGTGTCGCACACGAAGACGGACCCCTTGTCGACCACGTCGAACATGCTCTTCCTGGCCAACAGGGCTTCCTGCGCGGCGCTCGTCGGCTCCGGCGCGTAGTACCACCAGCCGTTCGCCGCGGCCCAGTCCTGCAGATAGTCCTTCCGCTCCCCCACCTCGTTGAGGCCGACCAGGTCCGCCTTCGAGGTGATCAGTTGCAGGTCGGCGACGAAGTCCGCCCGGCTGAGCCCGTGGTAGATGTTCAGCGTCGCCGCCTGGAAGACCGCGTTCGCCGCGGCAGCGGGTGGCGCCGGCAGCAGGCCGGTCACCAACGCGACCGCACTGACCAGCACGGCCGCGCCACGGGCCGACCATCGTCGTCCACTCTCCATGGCAGTCCCTTCCAGTGACATGACGCCGACCTGAGCGCAGCCGGCGGAGAAAGTTGTCGCCGCGATGCTAGTCGATATCGAAGTTCGTCAGCGCAGGAAGATGGTTCCTCCCCATCCCGGACCATGTGCTGCCGTCGTCGGGAACATCAATCCACTCGCGAAGCGGCCCGCGTTGATGTTCGTGAGGAGCCGCCCCTCGCCGTTGATCGAGACCAGGTCGGCACGGCCGTCCCCGCTCAGATCGGTCGGGTAGGGCAGCATGTTCGCGTGCCATCCCTGGCCCACCGACGTCCGGGGTCCCAAGCTGACCAGCCCGTTCGTCACACCCTGGTTACGGAAGGCGGCGAGCGTCCCGTCCGCCAGCACGCCGAGCACGTCCGCAGGTCCGTCGCCGTCGAGGTCGACGACGTGCAGGGCCAGGTGACCGGTCCAGCCCGCACCGACCCGTTGGCCGGCGGCGAACATTCCTCCGGTGAAGCTGCCGGTGTTCAGGTAGTGCCAGAGCGATCCATCGGACTTGACGGACATCAGGTCGGCTCTTCCGTCACCGGTGAGATCGCCGACGAAGGGAAGCTCGGCGGCGCTCCACCCCTGCCCGACCTGGACGGCCGGACCCCAGGTGACCGCACCGTTGTGCATGCCGGTGTTGCGGAACGCCGTGAGCGTGCCGCCCGGGGACACCCCCAGCAGGTCGGCGCGCCCGTCGTCGTCGAGGTCGGCGAGGCGCACCGCCAACGTCCCCTGCCAGCCACTACCGACCTGGACGCCCGTAGCGAACATGCCACCCGTGAAGGACCCGGAGTTGCGGAACTGCACCAGGGCCCCGGCGCTGTTCACGGTGAGCAGGTCCGCGAGCCGGTCACCGTCGAGGTCACCGATGACGGGCAGCTGCGAGGTCGACCACCCCTGCCCGACCGTCTGGGTGGCGCCCAGCTCCGGCCAGTTCATCGTGGTACGCAGGTTCTCGTACGCGTTCAGCGTGCCGCTTCCCGTCACGGCCAGGACATCGGCGCGTCCGTCTCCGCTTAAGTCCACCCGGTCGACGCCCCGACGCAGCGCGAAGGTCACCAGGGGGTGGAGCACGCCGTGTGCCACCGACTCGGGGTGCGAGGCGATCGCGGGAAGCAGGTCACGAATTTCCCGGCGGAGACCGTTCGCCACGGTGGCCTGTCCGGCGCGCTCGGCGATCAGGAGGTCCACGGCGCGGGTGGCCGCGTCCACGAGGCGCACCGTCTGCTGGAGCCATGGTCGCGCCTGGGTCGTCAGGCTGGTCGGCATGGTCTGTAGGTCCGTGCTGGCCGTCTTGAGCGCGGAGAGCCTCTGTTTGAGCGCGGCGGCGGCGCTGTCCACCCCGTTTCCGGTGCGGAGGGCGTCGCGGAAGCTCCTGATGGCGTCGGCCAGCGCCACCGAGTCGGTGCGGTCGATGACCGACGAGCGGTTGACCTCCGCGAAGGTTCGGAGCTGGCCGGCCTTCGCCCCACCGAGAGTCTCGATGGCGCGGGACCAGGAGTCCTCCGGCCGGTACCGGGCCGGATTCCAGGCGAAGTCGGCGGCGGTGAGCAGGGGCAGCTGAGAGGGGCCCTGCTGGGTCATCTCGTTGAACAGGATTCCGGGCGCAGCCGAGAGCGCGGCCTCGCGCCCGACCAGCGGGCCCATCTGGAGCCGGTCCCAGACCTGGTCGTTGACCGGGAAGTTGTCCCAGATCGCGAGGCGGTGCCGGGGGAAGGCCAACTGCGCGTCGTCGAGGTTCTTCCTGGTGATGCTCGGCGACAGCACCTCGGGTCCGGTCCAGTAGACGCCCACCGCGGTGTCGAGCCGGTTGTCGAACTCGGTGCGGTAACTGCTGACCGCCGTCCCGGCGTACTCGCTGCTGACCGTGTACAGCTGGCCCATGCCGGTGCGGGCGCCGACGAACTGCGTCTGGACGAAGTTCGTGACGTCGGCCTGCGCCCGGGCCCATGCCGTGACCCCGGTTCCGTACGTGTCACGGTCGGTCGCGCAGGAGAACGGCCGCGTCGGGAAGACGTCGTCCCAGGCGATGACGAAGTGCCGGACTCCGATTCCGTACATCTGGTCGAGCCGGGAGAGCAGGGTGGCGCGCTCCGTGGCGGAGGAGTGGCAGATGCCGCTGGCCTGGTCCAGCGGCATCTCGGGGGAGATCCGGTACACGAACGCGACGTGCAGGCTGTGGGCCTTGGTGACGATCTCCCGCAGGTCGCCGAGTTCCGCCGCCGAGTAGGGGGTCCGCCAGTTGTTGCTTCCGCTGCCACCCGTGCGCGGGTCGGCTGCGGGGCCGTAGAAGAAGCGGTTCATCTTGTTGCGGGCGAGAACCTCCACCTGTTCCAGCCGGTCGGCTTTCGTCCAGAGGGCCACCCCTGGTGGTGGGGGGTTGGCCGAGTCCATACCGCCGCGGAACGAGAAGGCCGGCCAGTCCCTGATCGTGACCCGCGCGATCCGTGCGCCGGAGGAGTCCGGGGTCAGGAGCTGCCTCAGGGTCTGTGCGGCGTAGAAGGTGCCCGCCTTTCCGCCACCGGAGAGGACCACCCGCTGCCTGCCGCCGGAGTCCGTCCCGGTGGCCAGCAGATAACCCTGGCCCGGCAGGGCGCTCGGGGCGGGGACACCGATCGCGGTCAGGGCCGCCGCGCTCGCGGGCGTCTCCTGCGCTCCCCCGACGTAGACGGTCGCCCCGCCGCCCGGATCGGCGCTGGTGAGGGTGACGCTCGTGTCGTGCGCGGTGAGAGCGGCCACCACGGCGTCGACAGCCGGCTGGTCCGCGGCCGTGCCGCGGACGATCGTCAGAGCGGCCGGCAGGTCGAGCGGAGTCCCGGTGACGGACAACTCCTGCGGCTGCGGATTGAGGGCCGGGGTGGCTGATGCGCCACCGGCCGTGGACGTCGAGCCCAGCAGCCCGACCGTGCCGACAAGCGAGGCGAGGACGCAGCCGGCCAGTGCACGTGGGAAGCGCCAACGTCTCCGAAGGCCGTTTCGCATGGACTCACTCCTAGAACGTGAGGATCATGACCGGAGCCGTGGCACGCGGTGGGCACACGACGGCTTTCGGAGATACTGGGCTAGACCACACAGCTTCGTCAATGGCCCCGACCGAGCCGGCAGTCATGATCTTGATGGGGAGCGAGTGGGTGGCGTACGTACGGCCGCTTGCCGGTCCCGCTGCCACGGCACAGAGCCGGGCTCGTCCGCCCAGCCCTGGCCGCTTCCCCAGGTGCGTCATCATGTACCGATGCCGCACCGCCTGTCCTATGCCGACGCCGTCCGGATCCTGGGTGGCTCCGGACCGCTCGCGAAGGCCGTCGACAACCTGCTCGGCGGCGCGCTCACCGTAGCGACCGCGGGCGGCAGCGATCTCGCGATCAGCCTCTTCGACGCCAAGACCGAGGTGGTCCGGCTCGGCGGCGTGGTCACGGCCAAGATCAGTGATTCCGTACGCGGACTGGGGCGCCACGACCGCAGCGAGCGACTCCAGGCCGCGCACGCCGTCCTGGTGGTCACCGCGTTCTTCGAGGAGCTCGACGTCTGCCTGACCACGGCAGGCTTCCGTGATCCCGGTTTCACCCGGGGGGACCAGCTCGCGTTCGCCGCTGACCGGGGTGAGGGGACGCTGGTCGACCGCTTCCTGCGCACGCCGGTCCCGCTACCGACGCCCGACCTCCCGTATGCGAGCCTCCTGACCGCCCTGGAGGCCTGGTACGCCAAAGAGTCGACCCGCATGAGCCACCATCTCACCGGGCTGGCCGTCTGGGACCGGGCCGACGAGCGCGCCCGTCGCAGGCTGGCCGACCTGCTCGACCGGCGGCTGCCCGGTGCGGCCGTCGCCCGCTACGACGAGATCCATCGCCGCCTCGCCGAGGAGATCCCCGAGTTCGCGTTCTGGGCCGACCGCCTCGAGGCGCGTGCCACCGCCCGGGGCCTGGAACGTCTCGAGGCGCTGCTGCTGCGGGCCGGCTCGGGGCGCGACCCGGGCCTCCACCGGGCCGCGCTGTCCCGCTCCTATCGCGCCGAACTCGACCGTCCCGTTCTCGGCGGCGACACGCAGGGCCTGCTCCTGCCGACGCTCGGAGCCGCGTACCTCGATCCGCGCTTTCGGGTCCGGGCGGCCGATCCGGACGCACGTCCCGCAGACGACCAGTGGTGGGCCGGCGCCGACGTGCGCGACGACTTCGCCGACTTCCTCGCCGCCCACCTGACCACGCCCCAGGCCACCGAGGCTCCGATGCTGCTGCTCGGCCAGCCGGGCGCCGGGAAGTCCTCGCTGACCCGGATCCTCGCCGCCCGCCTGCCCGCCGGCGATTTCTTCGTCTGCCGGGTCCCGCTGCGCGAGGTGCCCGCCGAAGCCGAGATCCAGGGCCAGGTCGAACGGGCCCTGCGCCTCGCGATCGGCGAGACGGTGTCCTGGGCAGAGCTTTCCCGCGACGCCAAGGGCGCCCTGCCGGTCATCCTCCTCGACGGCTTCGACGAACTCCTACAGGCCACCGGCCTGCACCAGTCCGACTACCTGCACCGGGTCGCCCGGTTCCAGCAGCGGGAGGCAGCGTTGGGCCGCCCGGTCGCGGTCATGGTCACCACCCGGACCGCCGTCGCGGACCGCGCCCGCCTGCCCGTCGGTGCCCTCGCCGTGCGCCTCGAGCCGTTCGACGAGGTCCAGATCGAACGCTGGCTGACCGTCTGGAACGAGACCGGTCAGCTCGCCAGACCCCTGACGCCGGATGC encodes:
- a CDS encoding glycoside hydrolase family 15 protein; translation: MTDGSDVTGRRRPAPISDYGLLGDTRTAALVAGDGGIDWLCVPRFDGEPLFGRLVGGPDAGTYRVGPARPATVVERRYRQHTATLTTTWAVGSGRLTLTEGMVAEISGRLLPTTLIVRRLSAAGAAVDAVVEFDPRLGARHRRPRVDHRGRALLCEWGATAVALGSAPRLPIEPGRPTPITVRPGHAVTLVLAVAHREPVIHVEPAAAWELLIEDESRWRTWTTGIDSSLPFREHVARSLLTLRLMTYSPSQAPVAAPTTSLPEDPGGSRNWDYRYVWPRDASIGVSAFLSVGKPDEAHGFLAWLLHASRLQRPRLPALFTLHGRRVPAERPVPGWPGYLGSAPVRIGNDAAGQHQLDGYGWVIDATWAFAQAGQRLSTETWRAVRGFADLVARRWPEPDAGIWEIRAPAQHVHSKLMGWLALDRALRIAETHPLADRQRRRWRHARDAVADEVRARGFDPAAGSYVRSYDSADLDAALLVLPLLGLDDIGSPRVHGTIDAIRSRLSAGGPLLYRYPPGRDGFPGTEGAFLPCSFWLVQALARVGRRREAVELFQAMVDHASPLGLYAEELDPATGAHLGNYPQTLTHAALVQAALAIRDAPTTDRGSA
- a CDS encoding zinc metalloprotease; translation: MRKKSMFQLAVLAATASTFLASGGASGAVTAAPATASPGVEACEPGAEQHSAARVREGATAHEPELYAKNEANAYGVIKDSPRLPDGSVTVPTVFHMISDHPFGAAETARWKTLIAAQMTVLNDSFAGRTAADASNTPFRFSLVDTTWTVNSDWYTVVPGKNERDMKKALYTGDSRTLNVYAANIGDGLLGWAYFPKGYNNGRDFIDGVVMLDESMPGGTAGKYALGDTLTHEVGHWLMLEHTFAHGCSASGDFVADTPREAAPQFNCPEGADSCSAPGLDPIHNFMDYTQDSCMNMFTPGQADRMSDAWVAFRAGGSK
- a CDS encoding endonuclease/exonuclease/phosphatase family protein codes for the protein MESGRRWSARGAAVLVSAVALVTGLLPAPPAAAANAVFQAATLNIYHGLSRADFVADLQLITSKADLVGLNEVGERKDYLQDWAAANGWWYYAPEPTSAAQEALLARKSMFDVVDKGSVFVCDTNGPGEVPPARYNNWVSYRHKASGRNVVHVNAHLNASIESNGRPEDLPRTRCAEEQIQNIKNLAASKKDDGQVIVSGDFNIDFSADRAYGYEKFPWKVFEANSLPNLRSVYNLYGEKGTGTHTSGRHIDYVYFWKRVPEHQVMWMTDYSIVGGTKSDHDGVVATFAIQT
- a CDS encoding beta-N-acetylglucosaminidase domain-containing protein, whose protein sequence is MRNGLRRRWRFPRALAGCVLASLVGTVGLLGSTSTAGGASATPALNPQPQELSVTGTPLDLPAALTIVRGTAADQPAVDAVVAALTAHDTSVTLTSADPGGGATVYVGGAQETPASAAALTAIGVPAPSALPGQGYLLATGTDSGGRQRVVLSGGGKAGTFYAAQTLRQLLTPDSSGARIARVTIRDWPAFSFRGGMDSANPPPPGVALWTKADRLEQVEVLARNKMNRFFYGPAADPRTGGSGSNNWRTPYSAAELGDLREIVTKAHSLHVAFVYRISPEMPLDQASGICHSSATERATLLSRLDQMYGIGVRHFVIAWDDVFPTRPFSCATDRDTYGTGVTAWARAQADVTNFVQTQFVGARTGMGQLYTVSSEYAGTAVSSYRTEFDNRLDTAVGVYWTGPEVLSPSITRKNLDDAQLAFPRHRLAIWDNFPVNDQVWDRLQMGPLVGREAALSAAPGILFNEMTQQGPSQLPLLTAADFAWNPARYRPEDSWSRAIETLGGAKAGQLRTFAEVNRSSVIDRTDSVALADAIRSFRDALRTGNGVDSAAAALKQRLSALKTASTDLQTMPTSLTTQARPWLQQTVRLVDAATRAVDLLIAERAGQATVANGLRREIRDLLPAIASHPESVAHGVLHPLVTFALRRGVDRVDLSGDGRADVLAVTGSGTLNAYENLRTTMNWPELGATQTVGQGWSTSQLPVIGDLDGDRLADLLTVNSAGALVQFRNSGSFTGGMFATGVQVGSGWQGTLAVRLADLDDDGRADLLGVSPGGTLTAFRNTGMHNGAVTWGPAVQVGQGWSAAELPFVGDLTGDGRADLMSVKSDGSLWHYLNTGSFTGGMFAAGQRVGAGWTGHLALHVVDLDGDGPADVLGVLADGTLAAFRNQGVTNGLVSLGPRTSVGQGWHANMLPYPTDLSGDGRADLVSINGEGRLLTNINAGRFASGLMFPTTAAHGPGWGGTIFLR